The proteins below are encoded in one region of Belonocnema kinseyi isolate 2016_QV_RU_SX_M_011 chromosome 1, B_treatae_v1, whole genome shotgun sequence:
- the LOC117168686 gene encoding putative ankyrin repeat protein RF_0381, translated as MSNSEEALPELFKAVKNGDEQKVKSLMSRGVDISRKLMGSTVLHAAASFHGNANLVDLFCNNSNVLIDEKDSCGFTPLHIAVSKNNFELVRALLHNNANPKRENNCGLTPFQVALKNNFKHIAMILLNSATLLDICSWPAYPDPEFADQIFNACLNRGNVDLNQRDFENRTSLHFAALYGRDNQVKQLIQLGANVNLKSSDNETPLHMAARKRHVETVEVLLNFGAYVNYATNAFQATPLHYVCEVGKYPPDPKVTKFRDPEWYEKSEKIMKILLKRRANVKIRDIFGKTALHYAVGVMNYRPGMVSPLLDAGADVNATGKEGLTPIFYAINEMILWMLIKRGAEINYVSKKEFTPLSHAIKVSNSAMVEILLENGADVNIQNSAGKTVIEIHEKWLPEILEAIINKVLEVNSVNQSLVRIKFNDNSIPIIVKKKVAGEIIIDEEDLISAGLSQDILRRIRLCEMEILDMKEVVIKRLGLSFFDLLLMPIGKLASMTVNEEILQLLELERIRVDFPLSATMLQRHVAKARKQRLLKDSCAEAIRKLIFSLWKIELPCIVVQSIIRLLNNTDLNNLMLI; from the coding sequence ATGTCAAACTCTGAAGAAGCCTTGCCCGAACTATTCAAAGCGGTAAAAAATGGCGACGAACAAAAAGTCAAATCGTTAATGTCCCGAGGAGTAGATATCAGCAGAAAGCTGATGGGATCGACAGTTCTGCACGCCGCGGCTTCTTTCCATGGAAACGCAAATCTAGTCGATCTTTTTTGCAATAACAGCAACGTCTTGATCGATGAGAAAGACAGCTGTGGCTTCACTCCTCTACACATCGCTGTATCCAAAAACAATTTCGAACTTGTCCGCGCCCTTCTCCACAACAACGCAAATCCGAAAAGAGAAAATAATTGCGGATTAACGCCATTCCAAGTCGCtctgaaaaacaatttcaaacacaTCGCCATGATTCTTTTGAACTCTGCAACCCTGCTCGATATTTGCTCCTGGCCGGCTTATCCAGATCCGGAATTCGCAGACCAAATCTTCAATGCTTGCCTAAACCGGGGCAATGTAGACCTGAATCAGCGAGACTTCGAAAACAGAACTTCGCTTCACTTTGCTGCCCTTTACGGTCGAGACAATCAGGTGAAGCAACTGATCCAACTCGGCGCGAACGTAAATCTGAAATCCAGCGATAATGAGACTCCACTGCACATGGCGGCGCGTAAAAGACACGTGGAAACTGTTGAAGTTCTCTTGAATTTCGGGGCATATGTGAACTATGCCACGAATGCTTTTCAAGCCACCCCTCTACATTACGTCTGCGAAGTTGGAAAATATCCTCCTGACCCGAAAGTTACCAAATTCCGCGACCCGGAGTGGTACGAAAAATCGGAAAAGATAATGAAGATACTTCTGAAGAGGCGCGCTAATGTAAAGATTCGCGATATTTTTGGCAAAACTGCCCTTCATTATGCAGTTGGGGTGATGAATTATCGGCCAGGGATGGTCTCGCCTCTTCTTGATGCCGGTGCTGATGTAAATGCGACTGGCAAGGAAGGCCTCACGCcaattttttatgcaatcaatGAAATGATTCTTTGGATGCTGATAAAGAGAGGCGCGGAAATCAACTATGTCTCTAAAAAGGAATTCACGCCTCTCTCGCACGCAATTAAAGTCAGTAACTCGGCGATGGTGGAGATCCTTTTAGAAAATGGAGCTGATGTGAACATTCAGAACTCTGCGGGTAAAACCGTGAttgaaattcacgaaaaatggCTTCCAGAGATTCTTGAGGCGATCATCAATAAAGTTTTGGAAGTTAATTCCGTAAATCAGAGTCTCGTGAGGATTAAATTCAATGACAATTCGATTCCTATCATTGTGAAGAAGAAAGTTGCGGGGGAAATCATTATTGATGAAGAAGACTTAATCTCGGCGGGTTTGTCGCAAGATATTTTGAGAAGAATCAGACTTTGTGAAATGGAAATTCTTGATATGAAGGAGGTGGTGATAAAGAGACTGGGGTTGAGTTTCTTTGATTTGTTACTGATGCCGATCGGCAAATTGGCGAGTATGACAGTCAATGAAGAGATTTTGCAACTGCTGGAATTGGAAAGAATTCGGGTGGATTTTCCTTTGTCTGCGACAATGCTGCAGAGGCATGTTGCAAAAGCGAGGAAACAAAGATTGTTAAAGGATTCGTGTGCGGAAgcaataaggaaattaatttttagtctttggaaaattgaattaccATGTATTGTTGTTCAAAGTATTATTCGTTTATTGAACAACacggatttgaataatttgatgtTGATTTAA